The sequence TTTAGCAATCTCATGATTTTACATTTGTAGTATATGCAATTATCCCTTTATTAATTACATGGGAGTTGATGATCATATGGTATTGAGGTCTCACCCTTGTCACTAGGTGAATAAATCGCCGgcatttatttttatctatcgAGAATTCAAGTAAATTTACGAAGAATTATACAATATATAACTCTGTTTATTCTCAATCTTATGAGTTACAGAAAGAGATGGAAGAACTCCGGGAGATTGCAATAGCCCAACATCGAGCAGGGTCGGAAGAAGTGCAGGCACTTGCGCATCAGTTCTTTCAATCTATCGACACCAACGCTGATCGAAAGGTAGATCTCAAGGAGTTCTTGGCATTCACAAGCCGTGAAGGCTACTCGCGACTCGCCAACCCGAAAATTTTCGAGTATCTCGACAGAAACGGCAACGGCACCCTCGATTTCTGGGAGGTGTTGACGTTATACCACATTATCAATAATGGACGACCATTCTGCGACTCGTGTGCCAACTTCATACCGGGGGCCTTCTTCTCATGCGTCGAATGCTACAAGAATGGCAACGACACGTTCGATCTTTGTCGCGATTGTTATAAATCTATGAAGTGGAATCATAGCCATGGTGCCGGGACTCCTCAGTTTTTGGACAACTGCACGTTGCTGTTGGCGGCAAAAGTTTGGCCATCAGGCTCGAGGTAGACACCGTTTTGAactattgttatatatataaggTCGAGCAACTGATGGGGCGCGACTGcgagttttatttatgtttttctataaaaaaaaaaagtgataacATGTCGATTTGTGAGACTGTATTTGGAAATGAATGATTTGGATTTATAAGGTAGATTGAAGAAGCTCAATTTGGCGAGAACCAATTATGTTTTGTAGTATTTATGTAGGGGATGGAGACTGGTGAAAATATATGAGgtatttatttttctgaaaactgTGCATTTGGAAATTGTTGAGTAGTTTTTAAAGGAAAAACATGTAAAAGTGTCGAAAGGAAGCAAAAAATATTTGCTTTTTCGGTTTCTGCTTCTTTTttaatttcctttttttttttcccaatctATTTCACGATTCTGTAACATAAGACtgcttcttctttctttttctttttttttttttaaatggtttATGAAATTACTCAAGTATTTTTGTATCCAAATTGATGCAACCTAGAGTACAACCTTAATATAACAACGACAAATACCCATGTTACACTAACAAATTTTTCCTTCAAATCCACCTTAAAACAAAATCTTCTTGACTTCTGTTGTaataaaaggaaaagaaaaaaaaaacatttcttGAATGCAATTAATGTTTCCAATTTCATAATCAATACTTTAACACTGTGTTTGGATCACGGGAATTGGACGGGATTTGGTGGGATTTGGAATTAAAAATACCGTTTTAGTGTTTGGCAACTGGGAATTTCAAAACGGGATTGGTATTTGGTGGGATTTCATAGGATTTCAATTAGTTAAGTGAAATCTTGACAAAATTGATCGAATTTCAcgggatttgagtttataaagcaataaaattatttttaataataaattcatatactttacttataaattttaagttttttttataaaataatatttatccaaaatttatactatcaaattccaaaatatattttaactttttgccAAACACATAatggaatttcaattccatgaattttaaaatccaaatccaattctaaatccaattccaaatccaaatccaatttcaaattctattttttagaCATCTAAACACACTGAAAGTTTAAACACATaatggattaaaaaaaaaaaaagtttaaacattaaaaataatacaaagaattatttcaaattaattagtTTATTGTTCACAAGTTATGGCTTGCATGTGAGCAGAGCCGTTGACCAGAAATTATTAACATAGAAGTGATCAAAGATAAACTAGATCTCAAACCAGCTCTGTTTTTGTGCAAGCTAGAGATCTGTAGAAACGGTTATGGCGGCGGGGATGAAAGAACTCGCGAGAGCTTACTACGAAAGAAGCagtgaagaagaaagaaactTGATGAATCAAGGCTTTGCAAAACTAGACACGAGCAGGGACGGCCGAATAAGCCACCTCGAGTTCAAAACATTGTTCAATCCAGGCGAATCATACGAAGCTTACTTCAGATTGTTCGACGTAAATGGCGACGGATCCCTGGATTTCGACGAGTTTTTAGCCATTTACTACTACTACGTAAAGCTCGGCATGTTTCTGATCTGCAGCGGGTGCAGCTGCTTTCTGCTGGGGCCATTCTTCTCGTGCTCGCTGTGTCTTGGGAAAGGAGGCGACACGTTCGACTTGTGCTGCGCTTGTTACAGAGGAGGAAGAGTATCCCACCACCACTCCAAGGAGAATCTGCTGGATCAGTACTCGTTGATCAAGCTGTTGATGAGTCGAGCCACCGCCGATGCACAGGAGGCGTCTCCGGAGATGCAGACGGCCGGCGCCGATTCGCAAAAATGCGAGAGGATTAAGGTAACTctataatttttcaaaactagCTAGCTAGTTAGAAATTAATGTAGCTTTTACAATTACTTGACTTTGATTTgaatgtgatatatatatagcatttcTTTATTAAGGATACTATTTGATTcattcaaaacaaaaacaaaatttatagACAAATTAAAGAAACATATAGTAGATAGAAGAATTTGTTTGCTAGTTAAGCAATTTGGAACGAAAGAATGTAAGATAATGTATTTCGTCTCTGAAAAGGATGCTCGTATAATTGTTGGAGCAAACCGTGGAAGAGACGCACCGTTTCTAAAAACATCACTTTGAATGCTAAAAAAAACTTTTGCGAGACATGTTGTgagatgaatattttatttgagttattcataaaaattattagtttttatacaagaaatattaattattattgttgtAATTAACTCAAACTTCCCTCTAATTTTTTGAccaatataatttaaaattatttggtgTATATTTCTGTATTAAACTTTCATACATTTTTTGCCCTTTCCAACGGGGATAGCATCAAAATCACGGGTGATTCTACATGTACACGGAGGGTTACAcgttgcacttgaaattacataaatatctttaatttattttggaaattttttttcaaataaaatagagagataattttgtaattttatgtGCATTGTGTAACCAACGTGTAATTCAAAGATTTGGATCCCCTACTGTGGCATCCCCACACTAGGGAATGCTAACGTTTACCCCCACAGtttttttttctactttttttttctttttttttttggcttttttacaaaaatatatattttgattctttaatttttttcattgttGGAGTTTTTATTTTTGCTAAAATTTAAGGGTTTTTATTtctctttttgttttttgtttttattatacattctaattcttttttttattttgtcaaattttcttatattattttttcctttttataatttatatttcaatACTACATAATAATACACAAACTAATTATTGTTAATATAgaaacacaaataaataatttatatgttGTGTCATGTGTGCTTTAATTACCAATCGAGCCAAAATTCGGTtcgattaattaaaaaaatcgattttattttttgaaaattttaattattgggtTCGATTTTTTGCTTTCATAAAAAATCGATTTACCGaattaacataattataaataatcaattatattttgattttttatacagtattttttaatgtttatatatttaatctttttttattttttattttctcaagcATAATGTGTTTTActatcataaaaatcacatattcaattattaattttataatttttattttaaaaaactacATTGTTTAATGTGGTTACCGATCGAATGAACCTCATTTAATTCGGTTCGATTACATCGATTTTAGAAGAAATTCGATTAAGAGAaacaaaaaatatgaaaaataaatatacatatatgacaaaatataaagaaataatattttgatatagaataaatttgaaataaaatccaaaaaataatgaaaaaaaagagttaaaatatattaagaaaataaaaaaaaaactaaaaaaaagtgGGTTGTGAGGGTAAACGACAGCGTTAAACACAATTCTTTTCCGAAATCCATTGTATCCGATCGGGATCTAGTGTTTTTGAGTAAGTTCTGGCAAGACTTGTTCCGTCAGTGTGGTACATCTTTGCGAATGTCCAGTTCTTACCATCCACAAACCGATGGTCAGACTGAGGTTCTGAATCGTTGTCTCGAGCAGTATCTCCGGGGTTTTGTTTCAGAGCAACCGCATCGATGGGCTAAGTATTTGATCTGGGCAGAGCTTTGTTATAATACAAGTTATCATTCTGCTATTCGGATGTCTCCCTTCGAAGTGGTTTTCGGCAAAGCTCCCCCGACTTTGCCTTCTTACATTGCTGGTTTTTCAACCGTGAAAGCTGTAGATCATTGGCTCATTAATAGAGATAAAGTGTTACAATCAGTAAAGGAAAACTTGCAGCTTGCACAGTCTTGGATGAAGGCTGCTGCCGATAAGAATTGCAAGGAGGTTTCATTTGAGGAAGGGCAGTGGTGCTACATACGTTTACAACCACATAAGCAAATTTCAGTTTCCGGCCAGAAGTTTACTAAGCTTAGCAAGCGTTTTTATGGTCCTTTCAAGATTTTGAAAAAGGTGGGACCTGTGGCTTATAAGCTTGAGCTTCCACCACAGTGTAAAATTCATGATGTTTTTCACATTTCAGTCCTGAAATTGTGCCCAAATCCAAACCAGGTTCCTGTTTTTTCTTTGCCAGATATGATTGAGGATAATCACCCCATTATTACTCCTTTGGCGGTGGTTGGTTCCAGGATAGTTCGAAGAGGTGCTGACCATATACACCAACTTTTTGTACAATGACATGGCTTGCCTTTGGAGGACACTACTTGGGAAGACTT comes from Henckelia pumila isolate YLH828 chromosome 4, ASM3356847v2, whole genome shotgun sequence and encodes:
- the LOC140867047 gene encoding uncharacterized protein — its product is MAAGMKELARAYYERSSEEERNLMNQGFAKLDTSRDGRISHLEFKTLFNPGESYEAYFRLFDVNGDGSLDFDEFLAIYYYYVKLGMFLICSGCSCFLLGPFFSCSLCLGKGGDTFDLCCACYRGGRVSHHHSKENLLDQYSLIKLLMSRATADAQEASPEMQTAGADSQKCERIKKEMEELQEIATALHRAGSPEDQALAHQFFQSLDTNGDRKVDLTEFLAFTSREGYSRLANPNFFKHLDKNGNATLDFWEVLTLYYIIKSGRPFCDSCGDFVPGVFFSCVECFKKGENTFDLCRDCYKSMKWDHGHGGSSRFLDNYTLLMAPKVSPRDTPKMFY